A section of the Pedobacter sp. HDW13 genome encodes:
- a CDS encoding HesA/MoeB/ThiF family protein — translation MLIKEEQQRYQRQMLLPEFGLEGQEKLKAAKVLVIGAGGLGCPVLQYLAAAGVGEIGIVDDDVVELSNLHRQILFNAADIGLSKATVACAKLKLLNPHLSLNSYVQRFDATCAKDICSPYNLVVDCSDNFDTRYLVNDTCVALGKTLVFGSILRFEGQIAVFNHNGGVNYRDLYPEPPSEDISCADGGVIGTLPGLIGLYMANETIKLICEVGQTLADKLMSVDLLNNTSYVFSIKADTTATNNKPTQIKNEPPIKEIDRQTLTTWLETKPKEVCLIDVREAYEHEEHNIGGMHISLYDLNNAIDRIPAGRQVVCYCQTGQKSKMAAKLLQPYYNGEVYSLKGGV, via the coding sequence ATGTTAATAAAAGAAGAACAACAACGCTACCAGCGGCAAATGCTATTGCCCGAATTTGGGCTTGAAGGGCAGGAAAAACTGAAAGCCGCCAAAGTACTGGTTATCGGCGCCGGCGGATTGGGTTGCCCCGTACTGCAATACCTGGCAGCGGCGGGCGTAGGCGAAATAGGTATTGTAGATGATGATGTGGTAGAGTTGAGTAACCTGCACCGGCAAATCCTATTTAATGCTGCCGATATTGGCCTGTCAAAAGCCACTGTGGCCTGCGCAAAACTAAAACTGCTAAATCCCCATCTTAGCCTAAACAGCTACGTACAAAGATTCGATGCCACCTGCGCCAAAGATATTTGCAGTCCTTACAATCTGGTAGTAGATTGTTCTGATAATTTCGATACCCGTTACCTTGTTAACGATACCTGTGTGGCCTTGGGCAAAACCCTTGTATTTGGATCAATATTAAGATTTGAAGGACAAATTGCCGTTTTTAACCATAACGGCGGGGTAAATTACAGGGATTTATACCCCGAGCCACCCAGCGAAGATATTAGCTGTGCCGATGGTGGGGTAATAGGCACCCTACCCGGCCTCATTGGTTTATACATGGCCAACGAAACCATTAAACTTATTTGTGAAGTAGGCCAAACCCTGGCCGACAAACTCATGAGTGTTGATCTGTTAAACAATACCAGCTACGTGTTTAGCATTAAAGCCGATACAACGGCAACAAACAATAAGCCTACTCAAATAAAAAACGAACCGCCCATAAAAGAAATAGACCGTCAAACCTTAACGACCTGGCTGGAAACAAAACCCAAAGAGGTTTGCTTAATCGATGTACGCGAAGCCTACGAGCACGAAGAACACAACATTGGAGGGATGCATATTTCCCTATACGATTTAAACAACGCTATCGACCGTATTCCGGCTGGCAGGCAGGTGGTATGTTACTGCCAAACAGGCCAAAAGAGTAAAATGGCGGCTAAGTTGCTCCAACCGTATTATAACGGTGAAGTGTATAGCTTGAAAGGTGGAGTTTAA
- a CDS encoding FecR domain-containing protein: MIEKEMHYLEYLVEKEEKGTITEAERRLLDHFFSEEYQRAEWDGEQMGKKAAVSAGIYTQIKKQAHFAKSWTSYIKYAAAALVVLIVGAGILLNAKINPKEVTLSTAAATDSVKLADGSVVYLAAHSTFRYPQRFAHQVRAVTLVKGGLFLRWPKTINTHLLLVRAQLASRYWVPRFISGSITIKQV; encoded by the coding sequence ATGATCGAAAAAGAAATGCACTACCTGGAGTACCTGGTAGAAAAAGAAGAAAAGGGAACCATTACTGAAGCAGAAAGAAGATTGCTCGATCATTTCTTTAGCGAAGAATACCAGCGTGCCGAATGGGATGGGGAGCAGATGGGTAAAAAAGCAGCGGTTTCTGCAGGCATATATACCCAGATTAAAAAACAGGCCCATTTTGCCAAATCGTGGACGAGCTACATCAAGTACGCTGCGGCTGCGCTGGTTGTGCTTATCGTGGGTGCAGGGATTTTGTTAAATGCTAAAATTAACCCGAAAGAAGTTACACTCAGTACAGCGGCTGCTACCGATTCGGTAAAGCTGGCTGATGGAAGTGTAGTGTACCTTGCAGCTCATTCAACGTTTCGCTATCCGCAGCGTTTTGCGCATCAGGTAAGGGCTGTAACCTTAGTAAAAGGGGGGCTTTTTTTAAGGTGGCCAAAGACCATAAACACCCATTTATTGTTAGTTCGGGCGCAGTTAGCATCAAGGTATTGGGTGCCTCGTTTCATATCGGGCTCGATAACGATAAAACAAGTGTAA
- a CDS encoding RNA polymerase sigma factor, with translation MICLKEFEYIYIRHWEKLYAFCFRMTRDESLSQNFVQDIFTDLWARKTEVNIVSIENYLFRAAKNQILKEYRRKKTDTTIMEDNFENYLIDNVGTLETELMDQLYGLLQRLPEKRKEILVMSKIQEMDIDEIAKVLNLSKQTVKNQLTSALKQLRFHTNETSGLIMPFGIYLLILLKHSLTI, from the coding sequence ATGATCTGCTTGAAAGAATTTGAATACATCTATATCCGCCATTGGGAGAAACTGTATGCATTCTGTTTTCGGATGACCAGGGATGAGTCTCTTTCGCAGAATTTTGTGCAGGATATTTTTACTGATCTGTGGGCGCGCAAGACCGAAGTAAACATTGTTTCGATAGAAAATTACCTGTTTAGGGCCGCTAAAAACCAGATTTTAAAAGAATATCGGCGGAAAAAGACGGATACCACCATTATGGAAGATAATTTTGAAAATTACCTGATCGATAATGTGGGTACACTCGAAACGGAACTGATGGATCAGCTGTACGGACTGCTGCAGCGCCTGCCCGAAAAAAGGAAAGAGATTTTGGTAATGAGCAAAATACAGGAGATGGATATTGATGAAATTGCCAAAGTACTTAACCTCTCTAAACAAACGGTTAAAAACCAGCTTACATCAGCTTTAAAGCAATTGAGGTTTCATACCAACGAAACATCGGGACTTATTATGCCTTTTGGCATTTACCTGTTAATACTGCTTAAACATAGCTTAACGATTTAA